From a single Mycolicibacterium moriokaense genomic region:
- a CDS encoding NAD(P)/FAD-dependent oxidoreductase, with translation MESTRNPLIIGAGPAGLTAALELVKNGVTPRIFESSGSVGGLARTPTDGDWRVDPGGHRFFTKSEEVAALWRSLLPAEEWISVHRSSAMLVEGQPVRYPLVGHDLLRQMGFRRGMRGLGSFCWSRLRYGISDHSETFRDWGVRQFGRYWYELFFDGYVRKTWLTEPDQLASDWANQRIKPINWRRTGKPDPAGPDVFLYPRRGPGQLWEAAAAALAGYGIVPSLNSTVTSIRLDGRTWTVELQNGETASGDAVFSTMPLRLLIEALEPQPPKHIREIAATLRHRCLITVAVALDKHYDIPYNWVYTPGKNFRVGRIQNYGRWSSALAPEGWKGTHLGLEYFTLPDDDLAVASDESLGAIVQEDLRELGVDDTTLEHVMIVRSQFAYPINDAGRERDVARIRDYLRLRHPTLHPIGRNGMHHYDNQDHAMLSAMQSVAKYFGAKVDPWRVNTDRSYHEAGLTRA, from the coding sequence AATCCGTTGATCATCGGCGCGGGCCCCGCGGGGCTCACCGCAGCACTGGAGCTGGTGAAGAACGGCGTCACACCGCGCATCTTCGAGTCTTCGGGATCCGTCGGCGGTCTGGCGCGCACACCGACCGACGGCGACTGGCGCGTCGATCCGGGCGGCCATCGCTTCTTCACCAAGAGCGAGGAGGTCGCCGCGCTGTGGCGATCGCTGCTGCCGGCCGAGGAATGGATCTCCGTGCACCGAAGCTCCGCCATGCTGGTGGAGGGCCAGCCGGTCCGGTATCCACTCGTCGGTCATGACCTCTTGCGGCAGATGGGCTTTCGGCGTGGAATGCGCGGTCTGGGAAGTTTCTGCTGGTCCAGACTGCGGTACGGGATCAGCGATCACTCGGAAACGTTCCGAGATTGGGGCGTAAGGCAATTCGGCCGCTACTGGTACGAGCTCTTCTTCGACGGCTACGTCCGGAAGACATGGCTGACCGAACCCGACCAACTGGCGAGCGACTGGGCGAATCAACGCATCAAACCGATCAACTGGCGCCGGACCGGTAAGCCCGATCCCGCGGGCCCCGATGTCTTCCTGTACCCGCGGCGCGGGCCGGGACAGCTCTGGGAGGCGGCCGCGGCGGCGCTGGCGGGCTACGGCATAGTCCCGTCCCTGAACTCGACCGTCACCAGTATTCGGCTTGACGGCAGAACGTGGACGGTGGAGCTGCAGAACGGTGAGACGGCGTCCGGGGATGCGGTGTTCTCGACCATGCCGTTGCGGCTGCTCATCGAGGCCCTGGAACCGCAACCGCCCAAACATATTCGGGAGATCGCCGCGACGCTGCGACACCGCTGCCTGATCACCGTCGCAGTCGCGTTGGATAAGCACTACGACATCCCGTACAACTGGGTGTATACCCCGGGCAAGAACTTTCGCGTCGGCCGAATCCAGAATTACGGTCGATGGTCGAGCGCACTCGCACCCGAGGGCTGGAAGGGCACTCACCTCGGGCTTGAGTACTTCACTCTGCCGGACGACGATCTGGCCGTCGCGAGCGATGAGAGCCTTGGCGCCATCGTTCAGGAAGACCTCCGTGAGCTCGGCGTCGATGACACAACGCTCGAGCATGTGATGATCGTCCGCTCACAGTTCGCCTACCCGATCAACGACGCTGGGCGGGAGCGGGACGTCGCCCGGATTCGGGATTATCTGCGCCTGCGCCATCCCACGCTGCATCCCATCGGCCGCAATGGCATGCACCACTACGACAACCAGGACCACGCGATGCTCAGCGCGATGCAGAGTGTGGCAAAGTACTTCGGCGCCAAAGTCGATCCGTGGCGGGTGAACACGGATCGCAGCTATCACGAAGCGGGGTTGACACGGGCATGA